In one Aeromicrobium wangtongii genomic region, the following are encoded:
- a CDS encoding polyprenyl synthetase family protein: MFSAIGPDLDEVSDAAASFVRGGKRLRPSFCFAGWLVAGGAPDEPGIVPAAASLEWLQGSALVHDDLMDGSDTRRGLPSVHRAFEALHRAEDRVGDPAGFGVSAAVLLGDLMLSWCDEMFRTSRLPTVPAALAYLDLCKTEVVAGQFLDVVGQTRATLSVAEAMRVVRFKSAKYTVERPLHIGAALAGADETLIRALSDVALPLGEAFQLRDDVLGVFGDPSVTGKPAGDDLREGKRTVLIARTQELTDDAGRALLAEALGTAEGVGPITDLIRACGAWEAVEADISRLEDEADAAIERIGGVAPAVLGPLALTATRRTR, encoded by the coding sequence GTGTTCTCAGCCATCGGACCCGATCTCGACGAGGTGTCCGATGCGGCCGCCTCCTTCGTCCGCGGGGGCAAGCGCCTGCGTCCTTCGTTCTGCTTCGCCGGCTGGCTCGTGGCCGGCGGCGCCCCCGACGAGCCCGGCATCGTGCCCGCCGCCGCCTCCCTGGAGTGGCTCCAGGGCAGCGCGCTGGTGCACGACGACCTCATGGACGGTTCGGACACGCGGCGCGGGCTCCCCTCCGTCCATCGCGCGTTCGAGGCGCTGCACCGTGCGGAGGACCGGGTCGGCGATCCCGCCGGGTTCGGCGTCTCGGCGGCCGTCCTGCTCGGCGATCTGATGCTGTCGTGGTGCGACGAGATGTTCCGCACCAGCCGCCTGCCGACGGTGCCGGCCGCGCTGGCCTACCTCGACCTGTGCAAGACCGAGGTCGTCGCCGGACAGTTCCTGGACGTCGTCGGCCAGACCCGGGCGACCCTGTCGGTCGCCGAGGCCATGCGGGTCGTCCGGTTCAAGTCCGCCAAGTACACCGTCGAACGTCCCCTGCACATCGGCGCAGCCCTCGCCGGCGCCGACGAGACGCTGATCCGGGCCCTGTCCGACGTCGCACTCCCCCTCGGCGAGGCATTCCAGCTGCGCGATGACGTGCTGGGCGTGTTCGGCGATCCCTCCGTGACCGGCAAGCCTGCCGGCGACGACCTGCGCGAGGGCAAGCGCACGGTGCTCATCGCGCGGACCCAGGAGCTGACCGACGACGCAGGACGCGCCCTGCTGGCCGAAGCACTCGGCACGGCCGAGGGCGTCGGCCCGATCACCGACCTGATCCGCGCCTGCGGCGCCTGGGAGGCCGTGGAGGCCGACATCTCCCGGCTCGAGGACGAGGCCGATGCCGCGATCGAGCGCATCGGCGGCGTGGCGCCGGCCGTGCTGGGCCCCTTGGCACTGACCGCGACCCGCCGGACGCGCTGA
- the metF gene encoding methylenetetrahydrofolate reductase [NAD(P)H]: protein MAFEDRSLVAALTAPAPTYSFEFFPPKDDDGEAVLWRTIADLETLRPTFVSVTYGAGGTSQERTVRMTARIAEQTGIRPVGHLTLVGQTKGEIESVLKQYAAAGVDSVLALRGDPKGGPRAPWEPHPDGMTYAIDLVELAAEIGGFEIGVAAFPEGHPDAESLDQDAEVLVAKSRAGAEYAITQMFFRASDYFELVDRVRARGCDMPIVPGIMPILNFGQVARMAELCGAELPREVLDQIEPIAGDKDAVRATGIELATQLCRDLLAGGAPGLHFITLNRSKATREIFEALRADGLL, encoded by the coding sequence ATGGCTTTCGAAGACCGCTCCCTCGTTGCTGCGCTGACCGCCCCCGCGCCGACGTACTCCTTCGAGTTCTTCCCGCCGAAGGACGACGACGGGGAAGCGGTGCTGTGGCGGACCATCGCCGACCTGGAGACGCTGCGCCCGACGTTCGTGTCGGTGACCTACGGGGCCGGTGGCACGAGCCAGGAGCGCACCGTGCGCATGACGGCCCGCATCGCCGAGCAGACCGGGATCCGCCCGGTCGGCCACCTGACCCTGGTGGGCCAGACCAAGGGTGAGATCGAGTCGGTCCTCAAGCAGTACGCCGCGGCCGGGGTCGACAGCGTCCTGGCGCTGCGCGGCGATCCGAAGGGTGGCCCGCGTGCGCCGTGGGAGCCGCATCCCGACGGCATGACCTACGCGATCGACCTGGTTGAGCTCGCCGCGGAGATCGGCGGCTTCGAGATCGGCGTCGCCGCCTTCCCCGAGGGTCATCCCGACGCCGAGAGCCTCGACCAGGACGCCGAGGTGCTCGTCGCCAAGTCGCGGGCGGGTGCCGAGTACGCCATCACGCAGATGTTCTTCAGGGCGTCGGACTACTTCGAGCTGGTCGACCGGGTCCGGGCCCGTGGCTGCGACATGCCGATCGTGCCGGGCATCATGCCGATCCTGAACTTCGGGCAGGTCGCCCGCATGGCCGAGCTGTGCGGCGCGGAGCTGCCCCGCGAGGTGCTCGACCAGATCGAGCCGATCGCAGGCGACAAGGACGCCGTCCGGGCCACGGGCATCGAGCTGGCCACCCAGCTGTGCCGTGACCTGCTGGCGGGGGGAGCGCCGGGCCTGCACTTCATCACGCTCAACCGGTCGAAGGCGACCCGCGAGATCTTCGAGGCGCTGCGGGCCGACGGCCTGCTCTGA
- a CDS encoding phytoene desaturase family protein yields MANVVVVGGGFAGLSAAARLAKLRHEVILLESSSRLGGRLHGHEANGHRWPLELDTVTLPGVFRDLFRKSGRPIDRVMGLEKTSGRRHLFADRSVLDLPLGNRGDQHEAVAGLFGQDEWSPWVDRFAEPWNLIRTMALDEVFPGRPAVTRPVRKTLRPRRTVAALDRDFADERLASIVLDPFRLGGQDRRTTPAFLAVTHYLERSFGRWRFEGGLPGLAAALEKRLTERRVTVELGESGVEIVRDGHRVTGVVTDRRTVPADVVVWCAPTRPASLPRVRMLPVIPASRTLVTLSPDAPAIADDLLVHSDPPMRLFAAGEDRWTIEHHSGEDPLQALARLGLDLRRHVTARTTLTPSELVTLGHWGWAWNGWTTAFDLPGVAPTGGLYFAGAHAHPGGTLEAIGMATAAIAGDVGAVAR; encoded by the coding sequence ATGGCGAACGTCGTGGTGGTGGGTGGCGGATTCGCCGGACTGTCGGCCGCAGCGCGCCTGGCCAAGCTGCGCCACGAGGTGATCCTGCTCGAGAGCAGCTCACGCCTCGGTGGCCGGTTGCACGGCCACGAGGCGAACGGCCACCGGTGGCCCCTCGAGCTCGACACCGTGACGCTGCCGGGGGTGTTCCGCGACCTGTTCCGCAAGTCCGGGCGCCCGATCGACCGGGTCATGGGGCTGGAGAAGACGTCCGGGCGCCGTCACCTGTTCGCCGATCGCTCGGTCCTGGACCTGCCGCTGGGCAACCGGGGCGACCAGCACGAGGCCGTCGCCGGCCTGTTCGGCCAGGACGAGTGGTCGCCGTGGGTGGACCGGTTCGCCGAGCCGTGGAACCTGATCCGCACGATGGCGCTGGACGAGGTCTTCCCGGGGCGGCCCGCCGTGACCCGGCCGGTCCGCAAGACGCTGCGTCCCCGGCGCACCGTCGCGGCGCTCGACCGTGACTTCGCCGACGAGCGGCTGGCCAGCATCGTGCTGGACCCCTTCCGGCTCGGCGGGCAGGACCGGCGGACCACACCGGCCTTCCTGGCGGTGACCCACTATCTCGAGCGGTCCTTCGGCCGGTGGCGGTTCGAGGGCGGACTGCCCGGGCTCGCAGCAGCCCTGGAGAAGCGTCTGACGGAGCGGCGGGTGACGGTCGAGCTCGGCGAGTCCGGTGTCGAGATCGTCCGCGACGGCCACCGGGTGACCGGCGTCGTGACCGACCGCCGCACCGTCCCGGCCGATGTGGTCGTCTGGTGCGCACCGACCCGGCCCGCCTCCCTGCCGCGGGTCCGCATGCTGCCGGTCATCCCGGCGTCCCGCACGCTCGTCACGCTGTCGCCCGACGCCCCGGCGATCGCCGACGACCTGCTGGTCCACTCCGATCCACCGATGCGGTTGTTCGCCGCCGGCGAGGACCGGTGGACGATCGAGCACCACAGCGGCGAGGACCCGCTGCAGGCACTGGCGCGCCTCGGCCTGGACCTGCGCCGGCACGTCACGGCCCGCACGACGCTGACCCCCAGCGAGCTGGTGACCCTCGGCCACTGGGGCTGGGCGTGGAACGGCTGGACGACGGCCTTCGACCTGCCCGGGGTCGCCCCCACCGGCGGGCTGTACTTCGCCGGCGCCCACGCCCATCCCGGCGGGACGCTCGAGGCGATCGGCATGGCGACCGCGGCGATCGCCGGCGACGTCGGCGCGGTCGCGCGCTAG
- a CDS encoding class I SAM-dependent methyltransferase — protein MGPVRSELMWQAVADAVTMAGGSSLLDVLDLGGGTGGDAVRLAQSGHRVTVVDPSPDALASLHRRGVEAGLAVPVTGVQGDASDLPAHVAPASFDLVMCHGVLEHVDDPGEALDTVATVLRPGGHVSVMVAGRNAAVAARALAGDFVTAQTLLGRTAADWDLRSMGPRRFVVAEVEQLLVERGFQPVESSGVRVFADLVPSAIVDTEPGAREALFALERILRTSSDFTGFSAGLHTIARLDLNSAPSDPGGNSATL, from the coding sequence ATGGGTCCGGTGCGCTCCGAGCTGATGTGGCAGGCCGTGGCCGACGCGGTCACGATGGCAGGTGGCAGCTCGCTGCTCGACGTGCTCGACCTGGGCGGCGGGACCGGCGGCGACGCGGTGCGCCTGGCCCAGAGCGGGCATCGGGTCACGGTGGTCGATCCCAGCCCCGATGCGCTCGCGTCCCTGCACCGGCGCGGGGTCGAGGCCGGACTGGCCGTCCCCGTCACCGGTGTGCAGGGCGATGCGTCCGATCTGCCGGCGCACGTTGCCCCGGCGTCCTTCGACCTGGTGATGTGCCACGGGGTGCTCGAGCACGTCGACGACCCGGGGGAGGCGCTGGACACCGTCGCGACCGTCCTGCGTCCCGGCGGCCACGTCAGCGTCATGGTCGCCGGACGCAATGCCGCTGTCGCGGCGCGTGCCCTGGCCGGCGACTTCGTCACGGCGCAGACCCTGCTGGGACGCACGGCGGCGGACTGGGACCTGCGGTCGATGGGGCCGCGTCGCTTCGTCGTCGCCGAGGTCGAGCAGCTGCTCGTGGAGCGGGGTTTCCAGCCGGTCGAGAGCAGCGGTGTGCGGGTCTTCGCCGACCTCGTGCCCAGCGCGATCGTCGACACCGAGCCCGGCGCACGGGAGGCGCTGTTCGCCCTGGAACGAATCCTGAGGACGTCATCGGACTTCACAGGTTTCTCGGCTGGTCTGCACACCATCGCACGCCTAGACTTGAATTCAGCACCATCCGATCCAGGAGGCAACAGTGCCACTCTCTGA
- a CDS encoding DUF3040 domain-containing protein codes for MPLSDEEARLLHQLEQSLAAEDPDFASTLRGSKFMAHNRRVAVLSALGFIAGLVVMFAGAVSKMTVIGVIGFLVMVGTAFLFTQAWRRGIGGPADEARAPSGKPGRPGRQPKSSGSFVDRMEERWQRRRDDNI; via the coding sequence GTGCCACTCTCTGACGAAGAGGCCAGGCTTCTCCACCAGCTCGAGCAGTCGTTGGCCGCTGAGGACCCCGACTTCGCCTCCACGCTGCGCGGTTCGAAGTTCATGGCCCACAACCGACGCGTTGCGGTGCTGTCTGCCCTGGGGTTCATCGCGGGCCTCGTGGTGATGTTCGCCGGCGCGGTCAGCAAGATGACCGTCATCGGCGTGATCGGCTTCCTGGTCATGGTGGGCACGGCCTTCCTGTTCACCCAGGCCTGGCGACGCGGCATCGGTGGACCGGCCGACGAGGCACGGGCCCCGTCCGGCAAGCCGGGACGCCCCGGTCGCCAGCCCAAGTCCTCCGGATCGTTCGTCGATCGCATGGAGGAGCGCTGGCAGCGCCGGCGCGACGACAACATCTAG
- the mraZ gene encoding division/cell wall cluster transcriptional repressor MraZ, with amino-acid sequence MNPDVSNFFGTYTPRLDDKGRLFLPAKFRPRLETGIVLTRGQENCIYGWTTESFNAFTDRIRNTPFTNQAARNFNRMFFSGASSEVPDKQGRISIPPVLRTWAHLDKECTVVGAMDRIEIWDSARWDEFSAAQEGPFADMSEEVMPGIF; translated from the coding sequence GTGAACCCGGATGTGTCCAACTTCTTCGGCACCTACACCCCTCGCCTCGACGACAAGGGGCGCCTGTTCCTCCCGGCCAAGTTCCGTCCGCGCCTCGAGACCGGCATCGTCCTCACGCGTGGGCAGGAGAACTGCATCTACGGGTGGACGACCGAGTCCTTCAACGCCTTCACCGATCGCATCCGGAACACGCCGTTCACCAACCAGGCGGCGCGCAACTTCAACCGGATGTTCTTCTCCGGCGCCTCGTCGGAGGTCCCGGACAAGCAGGGACGCATCTCGATCCCTCCGGTCCTGCGCACCTGGGCGCACCTGGACAAGGAGTGCACGGTCGTCGGCGCGATGGATCGCATCGAGATCTGGGACTCGGCCCGCTGGGACGAGTTCTCCGCAGCCCAAGAGGGTCCGTTCGCGGACATGTCGGAAGAAGTGATGCCCGGGATCTTCTGA
- the rsmH gene encoding 16S rRNA (cytosine(1402)-N(4))-methyltransferase RsmH, translated as MSDASHVPVLLDRVLDLLAPALDVERPVVVDATLGLGGHTEAMLQRFEHLHVIGIDRDPEALARSRQRLAPFGDRVTFAHAVYDQIVDVVHEAGFSSVSGVLFDLGVSSMQLDLADRGFAYAQDAPLDMRMNNEDELTAADILNTYSSRDLARVLREYGEEKFAKRIADAVVAERAREPFTNSARLVDLIRDSIPQAARRTGGNPAKRTFQALRIEVNDELGVYRRALPASLEVLAPGGRVVVLSYHSLEDRITKRAFAEVTTTDVPRDMPFVPAGHEAKFRLVTRGAEMATESEIEENSRARSVRLRVVERNEA; from the coding sequence GTGAGCGACGCGAGTCACGTCCCGGTCCTGCTGGACCGCGTGCTCGACCTGCTGGCCCCCGCGCTCGACGTCGAGCGGCCCGTCGTCGTCGATGCGACGCTCGGGCTGGGCGGCCACACCGAGGCGATGCTCCAGCGCTTCGAGCACCTGCACGTCATCGGGATCGATCGCGATCCGGAGGCCCTCGCACGGTCCAGGCAGCGGCTGGCCCCGTTCGGTGACCGGGTGACCTTCGCCCACGCGGTGTACGACCAGATCGTCGACGTCGTCCACGAGGCCGGCTTCAGCAGCGTCTCCGGCGTGCTGTTCGACCTCGGCGTCTCCTCGATGCAGCTCGACCTGGCCGACCGTGGCTTCGCCTACGCCCAGGACGCGCCGCTGGACATGAGGATGAACAACGAGGACGAGCTGACCGCCGCCGACATCCTCAACACCTACAGCTCGCGGGACCTGGCGCGGGTGCTGCGCGAGTACGGCGAGGAGAAGTTCGCCAAGCGGATCGCCGACGCCGTCGTGGCCGAGCGCGCCAGGGAGCCGTTCACCAACAGCGCCCGGCTCGTGGACCTGATCCGCGACAGCATCCCGCAGGCGGCCCGCCGCACGGGTGGCAACCCGGCCAAGCGGACGTTCCAAGCGCTGCGCATCGAGGTCAACGACGAGCTCGGCGTCTACCGCCGGGCCCTGCCGGCCTCGCTGGAGGTGCTGGCGCCCGGCGGCCGTGTCGTCGTGCTGTCGTACCACTCGCTGGAGGATCGGATCACGAAGCGCGCGTTCGCCGAGGTGACCACGACCGACGTTCCCCGGGACATGCCCTTCGTCCCCGCCGGGCACGAGGCGAAGTTCCGGCTCGTCACCCGCGGCGCCGAGATGGCGACCGAGAGCGAGATCGAGGAGAACTCCCGCGCCCGATCGGTCCGCCTGCGCGTCGTCGAGAGGAACGAAGCATGA
- a CDS encoding peptidoglycan D,D-transpeptidase FtsI family protein — translation MSPRHLTRRRLHWCTVVVLVIFTLFGARLFQIQGIDASAYAAMSVQAGTATRIDPAPRGAILDRNGQNLATSVDGVTITADPSMTAPHAPQIARILREELGDSIDYFDTIDKLRTPKSRFVYLVRDLPKWTADKAIDAIDKAELTGVFTEKGTLRSYPGGRLAANLLGYVNGAGKGVAGLEQQYDKILTGKDGSSTYEVSPTGQRIPMADSTVTKMVPGKDVKTTIDRDLQWFSDQRLVKAVRDSSSDWGLAITMDVKTCQIVQMSQAPTFDADTRTGMTDSNTVSRAVQTVYEPGSVMKTVTMAALADQGKVTADTPIVVPSKMVIDKYPIGDYWEHGTLKLTAAGVIALSSNLGTIVAARQMSNETMYDYFRKFGFGQESGVKLPGESKGILSNGKDWTKANHATISFGQGISVTAMQMMRAVGAIANAGKMCEPAVVASTRDADGEETPVGSAASHRVVSKDAAATVTRMMEAVTAEDGTAPAAAIKGYRVAGKTGTAWRVDPATGRYIRGQNTVSFMGFAPADNPRFLTYIVLDKPYSNAGGGSTAAPVFHDIMSMALERFGVAPSGSKSPKVEQTWE, via the coding sequence GTGAGCCCGCGGCACCTGACGCGTCGCCGTCTGCACTGGTGCACGGTGGTGGTGCTCGTCATCTTCACGCTGTTCGGCGCCCGGCTCTTCCAGATCCAGGGAATCGACGCCAGCGCCTACGCCGCGATGTCGGTCCAGGCCGGCACCGCGACCCGGATCGACCCCGCACCGCGGGGCGCGATCCTGGACCGCAACGGCCAGAACCTGGCCACCAGCGTCGACGGCGTCACGATCACGGCCGATCCGAGCATGACGGCCCCGCACGCCCCGCAGATCGCGCGGATCCTGCGTGAGGAGCTGGGTGACTCGATCGACTACTTCGACACGATCGACAAGCTGCGCACGCCGAAGTCCCGTTTCGTCTACCTCGTCCGCGATCTCCCGAAGTGGACCGCCGACAAGGCGATCGACGCGATCGACAAGGCGGAGCTGACCGGCGTCTTCACCGAGAAGGGCACCCTGCGCAGCTACCCGGGCGGCAGGCTCGCGGCCAACCTCCTCGGCTACGTCAACGGCGCCGGCAAGGGTGTCGCGGGCCTGGAGCAGCAGTACGACAAGATCCTCACCGGCAAGGACGGCTCGAGCACCTACGAGGTGTCACCGACGGGCCAGCGCATCCCGATGGCCGACAGCACGGTGACCAAGATGGTCCCCGGCAAGGACGTCAAGACCACGATCGACCGCGATCTGCAGTGGTTCTCCGACCAGCGCCTGGTCAAGGCGGTCCGTGACTCCAGCTCCGACTGGGGGCTCGCGATCACGATGGACGTCAAGACCTGCCAGATCGTGCAGATGTCGCAGGCTCCCACCTTCGACGCCGACACGCGCACCGGCATGACCGACTCCAACACCGTCTCGCGCGCCGTGCAGACCGTGTACGAGCCCGGCAGCGTCATGAAGACCGTGACGATGGCCGCGCTCGCCGACCAGGGCAAGGTCACCGCCGACACCCCGATCGTGGTGCCCTCCAAGATGGTCATCGACAAGTACCCGATCGGTGACTACTGGGAGCACGGGACGCTCAAGCTCACGGCCGCCGGCGTCATCGCCCTGTCGTCCAACCTCGGCACGATCGTCGCGGCCCGGCAGATGAGCAACGAGACGATGTACGACTACTTCCGCAAGTTCGGCTTCGGCCAGGAGTCCGGGGTGAAGCTGCCGGGAGAGTCCAAGGGCATCCTGAGCAACGGCAAGGACTGGACCAAGGCCAATCACGCGACCATCTCCTTCGGTCAGGGCATCTCGGTCACGGCGATGCAGATGATGCGGGCGGTCGGGGCGATCGCCAACGCCGGCAAGATGTGCGAGCCGGCCGTCGTCGCCAGCACCCGCGACGCGGACGGTGAGGAGACGCCGGTCGGCTCCGCAGCGAGCCACCGCGTCGTCTCCAAGGACGCCGCCGCGACGGTCACCCGGATGATGGAGGCCGTCACGGCCGAGGACGGCACCGCGCCCGCGGCGGCCATCAAGGGATACCGCGTGGCCGGCAAGACCGGCACCGCGTGGCGCGTCGACCCCGCGACGGGCCGCTACATCCGCGGCCAGAACACGGTGTCGTTCATGGGCTTCGCCCCGGCCGACAACCCGCGCTTCCTGACCTACATCGTGCTCGACAAGCCGTACAGCAACGCGGGTGGCGGCTCGACCGCCGCGCCGGTCTTCCACGACATCATGTCGATGGCCCTGGAGCGCTTCGGCGTCGCGCCCAGCGGCTCGAAGAGCCCCAAGGTCGAGCAGACCTGGGAGTAG
- a CDS encoding UDP-N-acetylmuramoyl-L-alanyl-D-glutamate--2,6-diaminopimelate ligase, with amino-acid sequence MRVRPSQTPRWGLAELAAEVGATASGEAVVTGIALNTAHVQPGDLYAALPGARAHGATYVGQAVERGAVAVLTDRDGAELVAGVLPTIVVDQPRRKIAGLSAAFYGHPAESFTTVGITGTQGKTTTTYLAEAALGDRVSAVVGTIGTRIGRVPAASTLTTPEAPQLQALFAVMREEGVEVCAMEVSSHALVQGRVDGFLFDVAVFLNLGRDHLDFHHDLEDYFLAKAALFTPERARHAVINVDDAHGRRLRELTPLPITTFSTDGNAADWRAVNIRPHRLGTDLEVIGPDGAAFDLSVPLPGVFNVSNALAVIAALATAGHDPAELAAGIAASTGVPGRMERVDAGQPFTAIVDYAHKPDAVTAVLSALRPVTAGRLIVVIGAGGDRDHGKRPLMGEAAARHADVVIVTDDNPRTESAATIRSAVMQGAAAGPGVAIEVPGRREAIAHAVAMAHLGDTVVVAGKGHERGQEVDGVVHPFDDREVLVELIGAAS; translated from the coding sequence ATGCGGGTTCGACCTTCCCAGACTCCCCGTTGGGGGCTCGCCGAGCTGGCGGCCGAGGTGGGTGCCACGGCATCCGGCGAGGCGGTCGTCACGGGCATCGCGCTGAACACGGCGCACGTCCAGCCCGGTGACCTGTACGCGGCGCTGCCCGGCGCCCGGGCACACGGGGCGACCTATGTCGGCCAGGCCGTCGAGCGTGGCGCGGTGGCGGTCCTGACCGACCGCGACGGTGCGGAGCTGGTCGCGGGGGTCCTGCCCACGATCGTCGTGGATCAGCCGCGTCGGAAGATCGCTGGGCTGAGTGCCGCGTTCTACGGGCATCCCGCCGAGTCGTTCACGACCGTCGGCATCACCGGCACCCAGGGCAAGACGACCACGACGTACCTGGCCGAGGCCGCCCTGGGAGACCGGGTCTCGGCCGTCGTCGGGACGATCGGCACGCGCATCGGGCGCGTCCCTGCTGCGTCGACCCTGACGACGCCCGAGGCACCCCAGCTGCAGGCCCTGTTCGCGGTGATGCGCGAGGAGGGCGTGGAGGTCTGCGCGATGGAGGTCTCCAGCCACGCGCTCGTCCAGGGCCGGGTCGACGGCTTCTTGTTCGACGTCGCGGTGTTCTTGAACCTGGGCCGCGACCACCTCGACTTCCACCACGACCTGGAGGACTACTTCCTGGCGAAGGCGGCGCTGTTCACCCCCGAGCGGGCACGGCACGCCGTGATCAACGTCGACGACGCGCACGGACGGCGGCTGCGCGAGCTGACGCCGCTGCCCATCACGACCTTCTCGACCGACGGCAACGCAGCCGACTGGCGTGCGGTCAACATCCGCCCGCACCGGCTCGGCACCGATCTGGAGGTCATCGGTCCCGACGGTGCCGCCTTCGACCTGTCGGTCCCGTTGCCCGGCGTCTTCAACGTCTCCAACGCGCTGGCGGTCATCGCGGCACTGGCGACCGCCGGCCACGACCCGGCCGAGCTGGCGGCAGGCATCGCGGCCAGCACCGGCGTGCCCGGCCGGATGGAGCGGGTCGACGCCGGCCAGCCGTTCACCGCGATCGTCGACTACGCCCACAAGCCCGATGCGGTGACGGCCGTGCTGTCGGCCCTGCGCCCCGTCACGGCCGGGCGGCTCATCGTCGTCATCGGTGCCGGGGGAGATCGCGACCACGGCAAGCGCCCGCTGATGGGGGAGGCCGCCGCGCGGCACGCCGACGTGGTGATCGTGACCGACGACAACCCGCGCACCGAGAGCGCCGCCACGATCCGCAGCGCCGTCATGCAGGGTGCCGCCGCCGGGCCCGGCGTCGCGATCGAGGTGCCCGGGCGCCGTGAGGCGATCGCCCACGCGGTGGCCATGGCGCACCTGGGTGACACCGTCGTGGTCGCCGGCAAGGGGCACGAACGCGGTCAGGAGGTCGACGGGGTCGTGCATCCCTTCGACGACCGCGAGGTCCTGGTCGAGCTGATCGGAGCCGCCTCATGA
- a CDS encoding UDP-N-acetylmuramoyl-tripeptide--D-alanyl-D-alanine ligase, with product MIPMSLAQIADVTGGTVVGDGGIVVDGAATLDSRAVEPGGLFVAIAGEHADGHDFTARAVEAGAAGVLASRDTGVPGVIVPDATRALGVLARHVLDEREDVQVVAMTGSSGKTSVKDLIAHLLAPEGATVATRGNHNNELGVPLTVLQVDELTRFLVVEMGARAIGDIAALCEIAPPDIGMVLNVGLAHVGEFGSADRIAVAKGEMAESTGPDGVVVLNADDPRVSAMVSRTRASVTTFGTTGDVRVGAVRLDDDGSPHFTLSHHGRSVEAHVPLIGDYHAMNAAAAAAAALSLGVDLETIAARLATADTARSPMRMERHVRADGLVVINDAYNANPQSMAASLRAVAAISRGRGVAVLGPMFELGEQSDAEHRRIGRLAADLGFTRVVVVGAEASAIADGAGDIAELVDDADVATRTLPASLSGDEVVLVKASRGARLERVSQALVQA from the coding sequence ATGATCCCCATGTCGCTGGCGCAGATCGCCGACGTCACCGGTGGGACCGTCGTCGGTGACGGCGGGATCGTCGTGGACGGTGCCGCGACGCTGGACTCGCGGGCTGTCGAGCCCGGCGGCCTGTTCGTGGCGATCGCCGGCGAGCACGCCGACGGGCACGACTTCACGGCACGGGCGGTCGAGGCCGGGGCGGCCGGGGTGCTGGCATCACGCGACACGGGGGTGCCGGGCGTCATCGTCCCCGACGCCACCCGGGCCCTCGGCGTCCTGGCCCGCCACGTGCTGGACGAGCGCGAGGACGTCCAGGTCGTCGCGATGACCGGCTCGAGCGGCAAGACCAGCGTCAAGGACCTCATCGCGCACCTGCTGGCGCCGGAGGGGGCCACCGTCGCCACCCGCGGCAACCACAACAACGAGCTCGGCGTCCCGCTGACGGTGCTCCAGGTCGACGAGCTGACGCGCTTCCTCGTGGTCGAGATGGGCGCACGGGCCATCGGCGACATCGCCGCCCTGTGCGAGATCGCCCCGCCGGACATCGGCATGGTGCTGAACGTCGGCCTCGCCCACGTCGGCGAGTTCGGCTCGGCCGACCGCATCGCGGTGGCCAAGGGCGAGATGGCCGAGTCCACCGGCCCGGACGGGGTCGTGGTCCTGAACGCCGACGACCCCCGGGTGTCGGCGATGGTGTCGCGGACGCGCGCCAGCGTCACGACCTTCGGCACGACCGGTGACGTGCGGGTCGGTGCGGTGCGCCTGGATGACGACGGGTCCCCGCACTTCACCTTGAGCCACCACGGACGTTCCGTCGAGGCCCACGTGCCGCTGATCGGCGACTACCACGCGATGAACGCGGCAGCGGCCGCAGCCGCCGCGCTGTCGCTGGGCGTCGACCTGGAGACGATCGCCGCCCGCTTGGCGACGGCCGACACCGCCAGGTCTCCCATGCGCATGGAGCGCCACGTCCGGGCCGACGGGCTCGTGGTCATCAACGACGCCTACAACGCCAATCCCCAGTCGATGGCCGCCTCCCTGCGCGCGGTCGCCGCGATCAGCCGCGGGCGGGGTGTCGCCGTGCTCGGGCCGATGTTCGAGCTGGGTGAGCAGAGCGACGCCGAGCACCGCCGGATCGGGCGTCTGGCGGCCGATCTGGGCTTCACCCGGGTCGTGGTCGTCGGCGCGGAGGCCAGCGCGATCGCGGACGGGGCCGGTGACATCGCCGAGCTCGTCGACGATGCCGATGTGGCGACCCGCACACTGCCCGCGAGCCTGTCCGGGGACGAGGTCGTACTTGTGAAAGCATCGAGGGGCGCGCGGCTCGAGCGCGTCTCCCAGGCGCTCGTCCAAGCCTGA